Proteins encoded together in one Nymphalis io chromosome 24, ilAglIoxx1.1, whole genome shotgun sequence window:
- the LOC126777934 gene encoding probable small nuclear ribonucleoprotein G: protein MSKAHPPELKKFMDKKLSIKLNAGRAVTGVLRGFDPFMNLVLDESVEECKDGQRNNIGMVVIRGNSIIMLESLDRI, encoded by the exons ATGTCGAAAGCACATCCCCcagaattaaaaaa GTTTATGGACAAAAAACTTTCAATAAAGCTTAATGCTGGCCGTGCTGTGACTGGTGTCCTGCGAGGTTTTGATCCGTTCATGAATTTAGTTTTGGACGAATCTGTTGAAGAATGCAAAGATGGACAACGTAACAATATTGGCATGGTG GTTATACGAGGGAACAGCATCATCATGTTGGAGTCGCTAGATAGAATATAG